In Lathyrus oleraceus cultivar Zhongwan6 chromosome 2, CAAS_Psat_ZW6_1.0, whole genome shotgun sequence, the DNA window TGTGCATCATGAACATATCAAATCTCTTATTCCATTGACGAGGAGATTGTTTCAGGACATATAACGACCTATCATATTTGCACACATAATCTTCCTTGCCTCTTTCTACATATCCTTCATATTGCCTCATCAGGATTGTTTTATCTAGATCACCGTATAAGAAAGAGGTCTTCTCATCCATCTGTTCAAGTTCTAGGTCGAATTTTTCCACCATGGCTAAGAACATGCTAATTTATCTATACTTTACAATAGGTGAGAACACATAATTGAATTTGACTCCTTCTTTTCGAGTGAACCCCCTAGCAACCAACCTTGCCTTAAATTTATTCGACACTACTACTTTGATTCATTCATTAACCTTGAAAGTCCACTTACAAATGACTAACCTGGCTCCTGTAGGTTTCTCGATCAGCTTTCAAATTTTCATCTCATCCATGAATTTGAGCCATTCAGTCTTATTTTGAATCCTCATAGCTTCTTTGTAGTTTCTAGTTTCTTCATCAAGTACCTTATAACACCCTAAATCCTCATAACTTCTTTGTAGTTTCTAGTTTCTTCATCAAGTACCTTGAAAGTTTGTAGTTTCTAGTTTCTTCAtcaacaaaatcaaaatacaacATAATAAGCAACAATAATTCATTTAAGATTATGTCACGCCACCATATAGAAAGTACAATGCATATCAACACCATCTCTCAGAAAAATATTCAATTTCAGGTACTGAAACCAATTTTAAATGATAGTACACACTCTCATCTTTCCGACACTCAAATCGGACACTCCGAAcaaaagttatgaatttttaaagtttttCAGAAACTGTTTCTAGTGTAACCGGTCACACTACATCCAGTAGCGCAACCTACTGCCAACACACATATAGTAACCAATTACTTAAAAactggtaaccggttacaccgCCTGATTCCAGCCCCTGCATGGCCTTTGTTACGCGGGGTAACCGATTACACCCTCAAGTTTTACCCAGAAACATTATTTTTACGCAGTGTAAGCGGTTACTCCAATTCTGGTAACCGATTACACTATTGCAGAATCACTTTTCTGcattttttcaaaacaaaaatcaCCCATAATTCATCCCAAACCCTCATTTTTCTCACAAACAGTTTATACCACATTTAAACCCGAAAATCACCTTTCTAAAGTTCAAAAACCCTAACTTATTTACCCCGAAAAAAATCATAACCCCGTTCCGACTCTGACCCGAAACAACATCAATTCACACCATATTGACAACaacaatccaatcaaatttcatgattttaacaacaacaatttcatcccacaattcaacattcatcattcccacaattcaacATAGAGAAGATAACACAAAACCTACATGGCATAATTTACCCACCATCATCATGTTAACCCTTAGATAATCAGAACCTCACCCTTACCTTAGAGTTCCTAGCAATAGCTTCTTTAAccttcaacaatggtgaatcTCCCCCTTGAGCCCTAGCCTTTTCTCCTCTCTTTCTCTGCTTCTCCTCCTTTCTCCCAAAAGTTACGTTACTGAGTTTCTATCCCAAATCCCCTTTTCTATTCTTTTTATTTTGATTCCTattattttattaacttattatattatcactattttcttaataataataatggtaataataataatagtaataataataataataataatagtaataataataataataatccactCAAATTAAATGATTAAATTAATATtcatataatattaattaattaaataaataataactAATATGATTAATTAGTTTTACTCACCACACCATCCTTTCTACACTTTTGCTGACACACTCCCCAACACCTTAATTTCTAAACCAATTACCCACACCAAGGGTACATAACACATCAAAACACCAATCAACACAACCATAACTATCACATAATTAAATTAcgaaaaataatttaaataaaatcggggcgttacaactctcccccacttagaACATTTTTATCCTAAAAAATTACCTGATGCAAACAACTCTAGATACGACTCTCACACCATGCTTTCCAACTCCCAAGTCATATTTCCTCCGGCAGTGCCTCCCCACACGAGAGCAATCTCTTTTCCTCTCAACTATTTCAGTTCTCGATCATCAATCCTTACAGGCAGAGCCTCAACTATAAGGTTATCCCTCACCTGAACATCATCCATCAGAATCATATGCGGCGGATCTAGAACATACTTCCGAAGTTGTGAAACATGGAGCACATCATGCAGATTTGACAAATTCGGTGGCAACGACACTCTATAAGCAACAGGTCCAACTCGCTCGGATATCTGATACGGACCAATAAACCAAGGAGTGAGCTTCCTCGACTTCAAAGCCCGTCCTACACTGGTCACCAGAGTGACTCTCAAGAATACATAGTttccctcttgaaactcaagaTTCTTTCTCCTCTGATCATGGTAGATTTTCTGCCTA includes these proteins:
- the LOC127122833 gene encoding uncharacterized protein LOC127122833, producing MAPFEVLYGQRCGTPLCLHESGESVVLGPDIVQLTTEKVKLIQEKMKASQSRQKIYHDQRRKNLEFQEGNYVFLRVTLVTSVGRALKSRKLTPWFIGPYQISERVGPVAYRVSLPPNLSNLHDVLHVSQLRKYVLDPPHMILMDDVQVRDNLIVEALPVRIDDRELK